AGCCTGCTCCTAAAGTAGGCTACGCTTAAGAAGATCCCCTTGACGAAAAATGTTTGCTACCATAAGCCTGCACCTCAAGCAGGCTACGCTTGAGAAGATCCTGTTGACGAAAATGTTATGTGGAATATTTGTTTTTTACTGTTGAGACACTAATTTATGATGCAATGGAAAAGtcaaatgagaaaataataaacaagataaaatattaatatttctgaGTTTGATAAACCATATTTCCATACACCTTAAGGATAGAGTGACAGAGTCATTTCTTCTTATGTTATTATTGCAGTGACTTAATATGATGTTAAACATCATATTTCAAATGAACAACTTCTTAGCAATATAATCTAATACCGATAGTTAAAACATAAATTTATTAATCAAATGCAATGTTGCCGCTCGTTGTTTATGAAACTTTAGATAGTGTATTGCAGCAAAATTATCATTCAATATCTAATGATAAATTAGTATTCGTTCAGTATTTGAGTACCAAGGAAACGTAGTTAAGCTATTAATAGGAAACCTCTAATTGGTTTGACATAACCCTATGGCTAAGAGAATataaagaacaataatagtaaaaatgtcaAATATATACAATAAGAATTCATACGTCAGTCTTCCAATTTTTTTAACCAGTGTGAATCTGGAAACCTTTCACTATATAACAGATATTAAAAACTCGTAGGAAGAGTATCTTAAGAatgttaaatttttctttaatattacgcCACtgcaccatagcctctgtgccatggttttcaactgtcttaggttggagttctcttgctttagagtacactcggccacactattctgtcttatttctcttcctcttgtttccttaaaatttatatagaacatttttattttaatgttgttactgtttttaagatatttcatttttccttgtttcctttcgtcactgggctattttcagttttggagccattgggcttatagcatcctgcttttccaaccagggttgtaacttagcaagtaataataatattaatacttaaatgaaggctcaaatcactggctaaacCACCACTGTCACTTACTTCACAGCCTCTACAACCtctataatgcttccagaaggctgataTTActagatctggcagtagttttaccCTTCTAGTATTATTAACCTTGTATAGGCTGTACGCTAAGTGGTGGTGAATTCCAGTtaatttattcttctggaagcgttctaggaATTTCAGAGGCTCTAGTTAGACAGGAACAATTATTGCTTATGATCCCATGTTACAAAAATGACACACAGAAGAAATAGGATTTTCAATTCGATGCTAGTACACACGCGtagtaaaaaaagagaaaaggggttAAATTATTGCTATATTTTGAGTTTTCTTCCTCAATATCGAACCAAGGTAAGTTTAGGCACATTTTCATAACTACTTTACGGTATCACAGGGAgatatattctgtaaaaaaaaaggcATCATGAAAAACCAAATCTCTAAAAGATTAATACATTCTACTCCCACTGAAATTGCAACTTAACTAATCTATATAAACCATTGCATATACACTGATGTCCTGTAATCATTCAGATTTTACTGCTATAATGCATATtcaccaaaattattattaataataataaagattagttTGCAATGGAGCAGATGAGAGTAGGGAAGCAAATAGTAAAATGAGTTATGAGAGCTTAATGGATATTGCAAAAGGCCTGTCTCgaaacgtgtgagagagagagagagagagagagagagagagagagagagagagagagagagagagagagagagagagagagataatctcagATTCTATAGAGAAAttaattgatttatatattatctattagATTACGACAAATATAGACTTGTTTACGTATGATCTAAGGAAATTCCACTATAAAGTAAAAAGCTAGTGTAGGTTAATTAACTTTGGAGCAAATGTCAAAGACCCAATAGTATAGACAACGACAATGTAACTCTTAAATTTTCCCCTATCAGGGTATTACTAATACATTTCATATAGATTTAAACTTCGAAATTAAATCTGTCTAACCGTAATGTTCCCTAAAATAATCGGTATAAGTAGTAAATAAAATATATCCTATTTCGTAAACCTATTAATTCTTTTTTACACTGGAAAATATATAAACATGGACACTAATTAACGAAAACGCTTCTTATTCTTAAAATAGTAGTAAGCTACCTTAAGTCATACACAATATCACTAAAACAATTTGTATAACaatcattttatttgattttaatatcTGCAGTAATTTTTTCCGTCTGTAAGTTTCAAAAACTTTCACCATCTGTTGAAATTACATCGTTGTGGGAATGTAAATTATATAAACGACTATAAAGAACACTTTCTTTACTTATTATACATGCAATAACCTAGAATTATCTAGGCCCTggaccatgaatatatatatatatatatatatatatatatatatatatatatatatatatatatatatatatatatatacatatatatgtataaatatatatatatatatatatatatatatatatatatatatatatatatatttatgtatatataaagatatatataaagtatatatatatatatatatatatatatatatatatatatatatatatatatatatataaatatatatatacatatatatatatatatatatatatatatatatatacaagtatatatatatatatacaagtatatatatatatatatatatatatatatatatatatatatatatatacttgtgtgtgtgtgagtttgtgtgtctaAATATAAGTGCATCTATCTATGCTTCACGATTCTTTGCGTCTATCCTaaggtgtataaaatatatattgatataatataacaGAATAAAACATTACTACATAACTTAGAATATTCATGGTATTCATTAACATTAAACCAAACAGTTATCTTAAAATATTGCAAACGTTTCTCAGACCAACACTAATGACATCATTGGTTCCCAAACCTTTCACTGCAAATCGGTTTTCCAAAGAGTTTTAACTGGATGGGTGGGGTCAATTGGAGGCAGTTGAAAGCACTATATATACCTGGAAGTTTCAGCCACAATGCATTCAGTTGGTTCTCCCTGCTTTGAACAACATGGCTTTGAAGGTAATTGTATAAGGATGTTTAATTGTTTCGTTCAAGTGACTTGTAGATGCTTGAAACTGTATATTTGGGAAGGGAACCTTGTTGGAGGAGATTTATAAATCGTGTGAATCTTCTAGTCACAAGGCTAATAGGATTTTTAATGTAAAATAGAGCACATAATATAATCGTAGCTCTTCCtcataaattttccttttcttatgtGTCACCTGCTGTAATTTCTGCACACAGGCACACtgatgtatagatatgtatatatatatgtatatatatatatatatatatatatatatatatatatatatatatataaatgtgtgggtgtgcgtgtatgtgtgtgtatatattatatatatatatatatatatatatatatatacatatatatatatatatatatatatatatatataaaagtatatatttttacatatatatataaatatatatatatatatatatatatatatatatatatatacacatatatatatatatatatatatatatatatatatatatatatatatatatatatatatatatattgtggcataCTGTTAATTTTACGAAAAATGTCTTCTATGATATTTTACCCCTTGACCGTTGGTTCAAACTATCTCTTCTCCCTTCACATTCACTTCTACTTTGGTGAACTTTTATCTTTCcaaacttttttatcttatttcctaGGTTTCTCCTGGTGTACATACTCTATCTAGAATTCCTTTCTCTTCATAAAAGTTTCATTGTCATAATATCTTACTGTATCTGTGAGCTAGGGCGGCAGAGCGAGTGGTATTACTTAGTAGAAAATCTTGTTAGGCTTTCTGCTACGACTTTAGCACTCATTGCCATGTCTTGTTCCTTCAAATGTCTCTGAAGTGGAGAAGAGCCTTTTCTGCtgaaaatatgtatgtgtatattctgTGTCCAGCATTGGTGATCTCTTATTTATGCTGCTCAATAGTCGCTGCTCCTTCAGATGTCTCTGAAGTAGAGAAGAGACTTTTGTGCTGAAATATGCTGTGCATATTATGTGTCCATCATTGACGGTCTCTTAATACTGCTGCTCAATAGCCACTTGCCAACACATCAAATCTGCAATCACCGATTAGAATCAGTCTTGATACAATAATATAATCTGTGAACATGTTTCCGCTAAATTTCTTCAAGTCCCTTAACCAAGGTTCTCTTTATCCCTTACTGATTCTTAATCCCCAATAAAAAGACCTTATCTAAGTTGTTTATCTGCAGCTGAAGGCCTAACCTTTGCTATCCCATTTAATGCTGTTGTATGTTACTTTTCCAATACCAAAGGTGCTAAATACATTTTATCAACTGGATTCTTATTACAGGTTTTGATTCTAGCAGCAGTTGCTATTGTATGTGCCAATGCTGACTTGAGTCCATCATATGGCAGGCCTGCTCCATCCTATCATGCTCCAGCTCCAGCGGTAAGAACATATCTTAGATCTTATAATCAAATGTTATGTATAACTTGTTCATAAACAAAACATTATTCCTTTGACTAtttgaaccatcattattatttctgaaataggGCCCTGCTCagtacgacttcaactacgccgtgAAGGACGACTATTCCAAGAACGACTTCGGCCAGCAGGAGACCAGAAATGGCTACGACACAAAGGGCACGTATTACGTGCAGCTTCCCGACGGTCGTCTGCAGAAGGTGACTTACTACGTCAACGGGGACTCTGGATACGTGGCTGAAGTATCCTACCAGGGAGAGGCTTATTACCAACCAGCTCCTAAAGTCGGCTACGCTTAAAAGGATTCTTGAGACCGACGAGGTTATATCTGAATTTCTCTTTTCTTCTTCAAGctattaatttataatttatagaaGCGAATTATGAAGCAATAAAAGAATTAATCCAAAATTGTTGGTTACCTTTATTTTCGGATCTTTTCAAGTGATTGGCATAACAGATCTGTTACATCTGTGGTGTGAGAGAATAAATTCATTTCGTTTTCCAAACAAAGCCAAAAAAATCAAGCTTATATTCACATAAGAgattagaatattattttttcatttgaatgaTATTCTGGAATATTCTTAATGACAACTTATCTGGTTTAGCCTGTTCtgcgttaaagagagagagagagagagagagagagagagagagagagagagagagagagagagagagatgcagtgtaTAATATGCCCTTATAAGAAATGTTAGAAAATGAGCTAATAATCCCGCTAAGTTCAGCTACTGAACTAAAATATCCCACTGGGGTGTTCACCTTAAGTTCAGCTACTGATCTAATATATCACACTGGGTTTTCACCTTAAGTTCTACTACTGAGCTAATATATCCCATGGGGTTTTCACCTTGAATTCTACTACTGAGCTAATATAACCCTCTATGGTTTCCACATTAAATTCTACTACTGAGCTAATATACCCCATGGGGTTTTCACCTTAAATTCTACTACTGAGCTAATATACCCTATGGGGTTTTCACCTTAAGTTCTACTACTGACCTAATATACCCCATGGGGTTTTCACCTTGAATTCCACTACTGAGCTAATATAACCCTTTATGGTTTTCACATTAAATTCTACTACTGAGCTAATATATCCCACTGTGATATCCTCCTTAAGTTTAGCTACTGAACTAACATACCACAATGGGGTTTTCACCTTAAGTTCAGCTAGTGAACTAATATACCCTACTCTGGTTTTCACATTAAGCTGTACTACTGAACTAATACACCCTACTTGGTTTTTCTCCCTAAGTTTAGCTACTGAACTAACATATCCTTGTGGGTTTTTCACCTCCAGTTCATCTACTGAACTTATATCCCACTATGGTTTTCACCATAAGTTCAGTTAGTGAAGTAATATACCACAGTGTGTTTTTCACCCGAGTTCAGCTACTAAACTAATATACACCACTATGGTTTTCACATTAAGTTTTACTGCTGAACTAATATACCACATTGAGTTTTCCTCCTTAATTTTAGCTACTGAACTGATATACCACAAAGGTTTTCTCACCTTAAGTTCAGCTACTGAACTAATATACCCCACTGGGGTTTTTTACTCCAAGTTCACTTACTAAACTATCATACACCACTGTGATTTTCACCTTCAGTTCAGCTATTGAGCTAATATATTGAAATGAGTTTTTTACCTTAAGTTCAGCTATTGAACTTATATATCCAACTTATCACTTTATGTTTAGCAATTGAACTAAAATACCCCACTTGGTTTTTCTCCTTCAGTTCAGCTACTGAACTATCACGCCCCACTGGCTCTTTTACCTCTAGTTCAGCTATTGAACTAAAATACAATTGATAACTATAAAAAGATGAGTAGATAATACTATTTTATACAAGAGAGGAATAAGTTAACAGAATCATAGATCATATTATTCACCAATGCTTTAATTTATCCAGTatcaaaaataatttataatttaaaaatacaatatcatctatctatctctctgatGCCATTCCATAACAATCATTGAACATAATTAACTGTAGATGGAACGTAAACTGGAACTTGATCTTTCAAGTAGGTCACTTGAGGTAAGACTCCTGAGTTCCCACCGACGTTGTATGACACCTTTTGGTAACTCCCACCAGGGAGATTGACGTAGTAATGACCGATGGTGTTATAACCATCTCTGGTTTCCTGGTGCCCAAAGTCATTGCCTGTGTAGTCGTCCTTCAAGGCGTAGCCGAAGGAATACAGAGGGGAGGCCGTATGCAAATCCTGGAAATTAGAGGTTtgaagtgtcattattattattattattattattattattattattattattagtattattattattattagctaagctacaacactagttggaaaagcatgatgctataagcccaagggctccaatagggaaaaatagcccagtgaggaaaggaaacaatgaaatgaataagctacaagagaagtattaacaatcaaaataaaatatttcaagataatctacaacattaaaatagatctaccatatataatctataaaaattacataataataagaggaagagaaacaagatagaaataacATGCCCAAGTATACATTTATCATTTGCAATTTTTGGGGCAAGAGCTggaaaattaaaagtttaaagagtTATTGAGTGGACTAAAATTGCATTATTCGTAATATTTTAAAAGTATGTCCATATTCTTgcgaaaatatattcatatgtatagaaaTCATGTGTAATTTTTTGGGCAAGAGCTGTAGAATTAAAAGTTTGAAGTGTCATTAAATAGAATCATGTTATATAATGTTAATATTTCAAAGGATATCCACATATTGGAGTAAATAtactaatgtatataaatatatatatatatatatatatatatatatatatatatatatatatataaatatatatatatatatatatatatatatatatatatatatatatatatatatatatatatatatatatatatatatatatatatatatatatatatatatatatatatactgctaaatAAGATAGTTGTAAAATGTGagaaaaattcttcaaaataaaaataatcattttaaaatattaGAAAGCATAGTATAAGAATATtgaattagaattatatatatatatatatatatatatatatatatatatatattagagaagtATGTCTATACCAACTATCAAGCTAAGATGCTACAATGCTATATATGTTGCAAGAAAAGATTGCAGATACTAACATATCTTATTGACTTACCACGGGATTATAATGATCATGTATTGGTGCATACAGCGACATTGCTTGGGTGGTGGCAATGGTGATAAACACAATTTTTACCAGGAGAAGAACCTGTAAATAATATGTATTATATCATTTTGTTTCAGTTGGTTATATCATTCTTTATACAGTACGTAAATTAGTGTTACATTTTTTAATGCAAACTTTATGAATACATAAAATACTACACCATGCCAATTATCTGCCTAAGACAGATTTGTAATATTACACAATAATCATTTAAAAGTGTGAAAGAATACTATTAAGTTATGTATAAGACATTTCTTATAATATCATACAGCATTCATTTAAGTGGGAATGAATACAATCAAGTTATTTGTAAGGCATTTTTATATTACACAACATTATTTTAAAGTATGAATTAAGGCTATTAAGTTATATGTAGTTATATGAATCAAATtagtctttaataaaaaaaaaggtcgagTTGAATATAAATTGAGATCAGATATACAGTATTACACTACAAAACTAGAACTATTTTATAAAGCAACTGTCATTGTTAATATGAAATACAACACGAGAAAATATATCAATACTAATCTAGAACTATTTTATAAAGCAGCTTtcattataaatatgaaataaaacacgAGGAAATATATCAATACTAAACTAGAACTCTTATAAAGTTACTGTAAATACAAAATACATCATAAGGTAATATATCACTGCGAAACTAGAACTATTTCATGGAGCAATTGTCACTGTAACTGCAAAATACAGCATAGGGATATATAAGTATTAAAAAGCTAAAACTGTATTATAAagtcactgtaaaaaaaaaaaaaaaaaataaaaaaaaaacagtccaaGGAAATTCCTCATGACAAAATTAGAACTATTTTATAAAGTCTGTAAATACTAAAAGTATTTTATAAAGTCGCTGTAAATACTAAACCTGTTTCATAAAGTCACTGTAAATAGAAAATACAACAATACAGCCCAATAATACATTTCTTCCGTACCTTGAAAGCCATCTTTCCAGACACAATGAAGCAATTGGAATGACTTTTCCATCTAAAAGCCAAGTATTTATAGTTCTTTCTGCGTGACGTCAGAGCTAATCAGGAAATTAGCCCACTTCACTGGGTACGTAAATATGACTTAATTATCTTTTTCAATACCATTATCAATATCCCGTTTTGGAATCatagctccccccctccccccaccccaggTCCTATACACCTCCCCTACCAAGGTATTGTTCGGAACTAACgaaagtaaaaggaaagaataagtgATAACCTTAGCTGGTTTAATTAAGGTTTCCTATAAAATTATTTCCTCTTAACAATAGAAAATCTCAAGGAAAAAATTGAGCTTTAACTAGATAAGTAAATGCAGTTCTGTAGACAACAGATGGTTTAGAATATGAGTATGTTAAAACACCTGTTGTTATTAGGTCATAGTTCTTTTATGTTTTACATTGGTTCCCTAAAATACATGAAAAACCATTTTTAGAactgtcaaatattttttttccctaacCAATTGAAGAtctaaaggataaaaggaaaattgAATTAGAAAACTAGATGCTATTTGGACAACAACAGAT
The DNA window shown above is from Palaemon carinicauda isolate YSFRI2023 chromosome 37, ASM3689809v2, whole genome shotgun sequence and carries:
- the LOC137629372 gene encoding cuticle protein 7-like; translated protein: MKPFLSQVLLVAALAIASVAADLAPSYHAPAPSYHAPAPAGPAQYDFNYAVKDDYSKNDFGHQETRNGYDTKGTYYVQLPDGRLQKVTYYVNGDSGYVAEVSYQGEAYYQQPAPKVLILAAVAIVCANADLSPSYGRPAPSYHAPAPAGPAQYDFNYAVKDDYSKNDFGQQETRNGYDTKGTYYVQLPDGRLQKVTYYVNGDSGYVAEVSYQGEAYYQPAPKVGYA
- the LOC137629800 gene encoding pro-resilin-like codes for the protein MAFKVLLLVKIVFITIATTQAMSLYAPIHDHYNPVDLHTASPLYSFGYALKDDYTGNDFGHQETRDGYNTIGHYYVNLPGGSYQKVSYNVGGNSGVLPQVTYLKDQVPVYVPSTVNYVQ